The genomic region tattgatAAAATCAATAATATGGACATGTCGGCACTTCATTTGGATTATTGATTTTGAATGGTCGGACAAGCATAGCGTATAGCCAATGTGATCAAGTCCACGCTTGCCAAGTAATCCGAGTTTTACAAGTTTCAGTAATCTCATTATGTGCCTTTAATCAGACTCTAAATTGGAAACTAAAACCTCTAATTTTCTCCGTTGGACATTAACTACCATTCAAAACCTACTTTaaaaaatgagagggaaaaCCTACCATTCAATTCATACACCAGGTCAGTAGGACTAGTAGAGGGCGAAACCAATTCCTTATATCGTATCGTCAACCATCTACCTTCACAATCCTAATCACTCCAATCCACCATCTCAAACGCCTTCGTCTCCATTCGTGTTCAACCAGATGATGAAAGCCAATCTCGTCTGCCACCTTGGAGTTTCCGGTGCAACCCCCGAAGGACATAAACCATTGACGACGACCAAGGAAGCTTGCAGTCCCGGAACAAGGTATGCTTCTTCTGCCGAATCAAATTACTTCCTACATATAAACCTTTCCATGCAATCTCAGCAATAATCATCATATCCAAAGTATATAAAACTAACACAGACTGCACATTTCCGCATCTCATTCAAAAATACAAATGTCCGAAAATACTGATCGATCCCGAGTTCGTGAAATAGAACAAACTAACACACTTTACCTTCCAATCATACATAAAACACTGTTTTTTTCAGCCCCCTTTCCAATCAACAAAGCAACACCAGTCAGTCTGATTCAACACAATCAAAATAAAAGATCACGATTCTTACATATTTGACAATCCTTTAAAGGGCGTTTCTTTTCAACAAAGCTACCATCCCTTGCTAAGAACCAACACTCAGTATCCAATAAAGCTGCTTCTCAAAGCCCATAGTGGTCACCTTTTCCGCCTCTTTCCAATACTTCGTTCTCCCCATTCGGTAGATAAGCATTTCAAAGTTGTGTACTGTAAGTCTGTTCTTCGTTTTCTATCATCGGATGTTTCTCCATCATCTCAGCGAATCGGGTGATATTGTGTGATCCCACGCTTTGGAGGCAACTTCCTCAAAATGAAAAGGACCAAAGAAGAGGGCAATATCTCCACCAACTGCAAAGAACGTGCAAGGCCGCAAGAAATTTTAAAGGCAAAGAATTGAAGATCCAATGAAGTTTATGGGGGCAAAAAAGGATGGTTAGCCAACAAAAATTATAAACCAGATGCTTACCAGGTAATATATAAAGTTTAGAACCGGGTGACTCAAAACATCAAGGTCAGCAGCTTGATCGAATGCGTTGAAGCACATCTGTAGCACAAGAGAAGAATAATGGATGCTTAAGTGAGGAAACAATAAAGCAGATGCAACAATTCAGCTGTGGCTTCAACATCCAATCCAAATTTGGTCGTGTACTTGTGCACACACATGATATGTACCATCTATGTGATTTTGATTGTAAAACTTCGACCTACTTAAAAACATCAAACTTCCTCAAGTTCAAGGATTAGTAGGTGGAATCCAAAAAAATTCAAGCACTTACCATTATGCATCTGACAAGGAAACATGCAAAACATATGGTTGTCACATAGCCAACCTGTCAAAGTCAaaagacacaaaacaaaacgaaagtgAGTACATCTGCGATGAGAACTTACGGGTCCTCAAAACAATCTTGTTCAAGTCTTTACCTCCTGCAGCTTCTTCCGTCGTCCTTTTGATTCTACAGGAAATCTCTGCAACATCAAGAAGAGTCTGCCAGCAACAACAGCATTAGAACATTGCCCAAATAATCAGTGGATAGGTAAAATTAACTATAGCCTGCACAAGATACTAATCTTCTGAAAGTAATGACATTCCATCACATTAAGGGGATGGTGCAACACAGACATTTCATCGCTCACCCATCTTACAGGTGCCCAAAAAATATCATTCAAACATCATGAGAGCCATACCTCCCTAAACGACAAAAACCTTGAAGACTAACAAAGTATAGAGGGAGTGAGGGAGAAGTAGAACCGTTTTTTCTAGTATAGAGGGAGTGAGGGACAAAGAATTCAGTGGCAGCTGCACATAAGTAACACAAAAGGCAAAATGACAACTTTCTATGGATCCATCAAGTATGATGCATTTATGAAACTATAATTGTTCAAGAAGCCTCAGTATAGTGCTTATTTGTTTCAATTATTTGCTCTTCTGGGCAAGAAAACATTGGCAGGAACATCATATCTATTGAACTTCAGCCACAGCTTCCATGCATCTTAAATGTCCTGATGTGTGATGTTGGTCATGTAGAGCCAAACACGGTATGAATTTGATTCAAACAAGTAAAGTTATGTGGAGGTAAGTGAATtccagttttttctttttgttacaaTTTTGCAAGTTAGATGTTTCATATGTCCAAAAACCAGCAGCAAACAACCAAATGCAGAGCAATTACCTTCCACCATATAGAAGAAACCCAAGGGCTGCGAATAATGACACACCTGCAGAATGTGTCTTAGAATAACAGATTATCAAGATAAACTACATATCTTCAAAACCTATACGTGCTCAGTGAAAAAAATACCTGCAAAGAACATCTTAGATAAGGTGAGCAGAACTGGGATAGGCTTCCACCATAATATCAACCACATAGCAATCTGTAACAagtaaaccaaaacaaaaatactaTTAGATGATATCAGTAGCATTCCCAACATGTAAACAAGCAACTCCCAGGTACTTCACGCTACAAACCATCAATATACATAGAAGTATAGAACTACGCAGAAACATACTACATAGGTGTACTACAATAAGCATAATCAGTACCATATCAACTATAATGAATATCCAAAAAGTAGTCAATGGTCCTACTTCAGACTGGTACCCCTAACCACTCTGAAACAATCCCCAAATTATTACTATAATTTCTGAAATTTTGAATTCAAGTAGTCAATGTTCCTAATTCAAACAGGTACCCCAAAACGCTCTCTCCACTGTTCAGTGAAACAATCCCCAAACTATTTACTATAAATTCTGAAATTTTGAATTCATCAAGACCAATATTTTGATGTATTTTCAGAGTTTCAACTCAACTTATACATAGGTGGAAATGAGAAGAAACTGTTTTTGACATAATGGGTGGCAAACATGAAAGCTTAACCTAGCAAGACTTTGCAAGAGTGAGAACATGATAGGGTGGAATGACAGTAATTCTCTACATATTGAGGTTTGGATATCAGTGGTTAAGCATAGATTTCATGCAAACGGGTGAGTAGGAGCTTAAAATGATATATGTGTGCGCATGGGTGTGTGTCCACAAAGAGAGTGAGGAAGATGATCATCATTTGCATGatgtcagagagagagagagagagagagagagagagatgattcCGTGATAGAATATGCAAGTATAGAAAAAGGGAAGGAATGGAAAGTGcttcaactttaattttatttccctttaaggaaaataaaaatacagcATGATTTAGTTCACCTTtccatcttccaaaataatcttGAAGTTAGGTGGAATAATATTAGTATAATGCGAAGACACTTAGTTAATGAATTCATTAGCAAGGACCTTGAGCAAAGGTCAATTCCAAATAATATGCACGTACACATAGGAGCAGTTCTCTTGCTTTTATAACATTATATAACATGTCAAAAGAGAAGGAGACGGCAGGGAAAAGGGAACACACCCTATTGATGCTATATCTAAATCATCCCATTCTTTTCCCTCCCATGCAAAAAAAAGCATATAACGGAAAGATATGGATCTGATTGTAAACCTAATTATCCAGCATAAATGAGTTATATATTCCGAGCCAGCATGATATTTAACAAAACCACACCCTTTGGGTGCTTCCAGTCAACTGTAGGTCAAAGCATAAACTGTGCACACATAACAAAACCATTACCCTGCTAccttttatttacttttttgcATTTTACAATATCTAATAAAAAAACTCGATAAACCCCTTGGGTGCTTCCAGTCAACATAAGCTAAACCATAAAGAAATTCTAAAACCCTAACATGCTACTCCTGTTGAATATCGTTTATCCTTCCAAACTTAGTAACTTTATCTAAATTACTTTACCTTCTCTGAGCCCTTAGAACCCATTGAACATATCTATCAGTTTTAATTGCTTGATTGTCATCGGGTTGCACCTATATTTCATCAAAATACACTAACAAAAAGTTCTTAGGAATCATATTCATGAAGGGGATCTTGTGTAAATATAAAGAAGGTTTCTTCAGAAACTCTTCAACAGCACTGTTTACAGGGTCAGGGTCCTACATATAATCAAAAAATTCTACATACACgtgaataaaagaaataaacaaacaaatatggcaaaaagaaagattaagatgAACGTAATGCTCTATTCAGAACCCTGACTTGCTTCCATGTTGAAGAATCCAACTCCAAAAGCTCCCCTTTATGGGGACTTAAAGTGAAACAGTTGAGTATAAATTTCACCTGAATCACATAAACCACAGCATTGACAGTCAAGAAGCTTGGCCTCAGTCCATCTGTAGAAACAGTGCGTGCCTGTTCAATTTACACATAAGGGTTGTAATCAAACCACTTTAATCCAAAACCACCCGCACAAAGGAAATCATATACATGGAGCACTTGTAACCTGATAGTAAATTTCAGCCCAGAAAAGAACCAAGAGCGCATAGGTAGTGAAGAAGGCAAGACTCGGCATATCGAGCAAGATATGTCGGACAATCTgccaagaaaaaacaaattaactTAGCAGCTATTAAGAACaactaaaattaagaaaatggcACCGACGATAGAATTCAACCTCTGGATGCAGCTTCTGCACTTGCCGGCGGAACACAAACACTGCTGATCGAACTACAAGAATATCAAAAAGAGATAAATAAGTAAACATTTGCACACAACGCATAATCATGAATGCAAATAAAATCCCGAAACTGAACCAGCCACGATAAATAAGATACAAACCTCCATTgacaacaaaattaagaaagtggAATACTTTCTGCGTGGTCCAACCGTACTCCGGCACTCTCAATTGTATCCGAATCAATTGAACCTGGTATTGAATAAATACACCAAATTAACATATAAATCTTCACCAAATTTCTACATTCATCTTGAAAGTAATAAATTTCTACATTAATCTTGAAATTAATAACAGTACACGATAGAATTAaacataaacacacacacaactcCAAAGTGCTCGTATCTTTTCCTTCAAATTCGAAGCAACCAAATGAAAACTACAAATCCTAGCATTAAAGATTCAGAATTCAGCTCGACAAATTAAAATCGTCACTTACAGATAACAgatgtataaatatatacatacatatatacaaataaataaagatataCATAGAGATTGAGATAAATACCAGGGCAACGATAGCGACGAGACCGTAGAGAATAGCAAGGGCATGAAATATGCGGTCTTGCCAAATAGGGGAGGCATTGATGTCGTGCCACCAACTCGATGCGTCTCTCAGGTTGTACGCTATCACCGCCGACTCCATCACCCCGactccgccgccgccgccgctaCGAGCCATTCGAACCTCCACCAATGCCTACTTTTTTATGTAGTTTGTTTTTACCAATTTATTGCTAATATTAATACGTAAATATACAATTATCACTCACTTTTCTGAATCCTAAAACCGAAGAGGTTGTCGAGAATTGAGAAACGATACTGCAATCGCCCCGCGAGAAAgcgaagaagaaagagagaaggaacCAATCAAAATCCAAACCAATTTAAATTCAATCGCcaactcttttttcttctttattttccttttcttttattttttttactctcGTGAAACTGAAAATTACAAAACGGCCGGCAAAAATGGGAGAATCCGAGCCCGAAGCGGAGGTGTGGGTTGTTGGGCTTTTTACATTTATGGGCTTGGTGCTGTTGCTTCTCCAACTTTGATTTATTAGGCCCTTATCTATCTTTTCAATCGTTTTACACGCGTGACGCGTACGCTCGTCCTGCCGAAACGCCAGATTGTAGACGCTTGCGGGATTGCCACCTCCATCCTGAACGGCCATTTAACATCTTATGATACTTATCCAATGCTATTTTACGAAGCATCCTCTTCGAATctattttgtgagaattttctCCTGATCTAGAATTTTATGGATTTCTACATTTTAACCGTTCATCATACGTTGTGTCACATCCCGTCCTAGGGGATCACTTCCCAgacccgctccactaccgtagcacaatattgtccgctttgggccccgaccacaccctcacggttttgtttctgggactcacacgagaacttcccaatgggtcacccatcctaggagtgttctcgtgcgctacttgcttaacttcggagttcccatggaactcgaaaCCAGTGATCTCCCAAAAAGCTTCTTATCAAATACTATTTTACAGAGCATCCTCTTCGAATCTATTTTGTGAGGATTTTCTCCTGATCTAGAATTTTATGGATTTCTACATTCTAACTGTTCATCATACgttgtgtcacatcccgccctggggggaccacttcccaagCCCGTTCCACCAcggtagcatgatattgtccgctttgggccccgatcacaccctcacggttttgtttctgggaactcacacgagaacttcccaatgggtcacccatcctggaagtgttctcgtgcgctactcgcttaacttcgaagttcccatgaaactcgaaaccagtgagctcccaaaaggcctcgtgctaggtagggatgagaatatacatataaggatcactcccctgggcgacataggatgtcacaatccaccccgcttaggggcccaacgtcctcgtcggcacaccacgcccagggttaggctctaattctaaattgtcacatcccagcccgggagGACCACTTTCTGAGCCCGCttcaccatcgtagcacgatattgtccgctttgggcaccaaccacgccctcacgattttgtttctgggaattcacacgagaacttcccaatggatcacccatcctgggaatgttctcatgcgctactcgcttaacttcggagttctcatggaacccgaaactagtgagttcccaaaaggcctcgtgctagatagggatgagaatatacatataaggatcactcccttgggcgatgtgggatgtcacacgtTGTGCAGTCATTTTTCGTCatatattatttgtgtttaattttaaagaaaaaaaatcaaatgatttccTATCGTATGGTACACGATAAATGACTAAGATATGAAGATTCTCACAAAGTgaatccggatgggatccaatcCATATTATAGCATCTTTAGATTTCAAAATGTTTATGCTAGCATTAACAGTATAAAAatgtaataatattttaattgataAACGAAATTTAACATGAATCGACAGTGTTCACATTTTTGCCAGATTTAAAGCACTTCATAACTTCatcttttataattaattattaaatgttatATCCTTTTaattctattattatttttgttttaaaacatttattATAATTGTTTTATGTAATAGTAATTAAACATACGCATTGAATAACAAAACATTAAAAGATGTTAAAATGTCATTGTCTAATTTCAAGTTTATGTTTAAGATTTTACATTTATTTTAAACTACTTTAAAATAACCAAAACGAATACACtgttttctttctcatttcGTTCCTTCTCATCCTCGTACCAAGTAAGTTTAAGTTAAGTGCCCctacatgggtacatttaggCTACTTCGGTAGAATTGGACGATAGAACCAAATATGTATTAAAGTATGATAGTCGCGTTTAAGCTTTATGTCACGCACATTTTGGAACAAATTGacactaaaattaaagtttatacctcaaataatgataaaaatggTCAAACCCAACATTCTAAGTTTGACCGTCCAGGTAGTACCAAATGAGTAAATGAAGTTTTGGGGGGCATGTGGCCAACTGACGGATTTTGAACGGTCAAAAGAGTAGAAGAAGTCCAATTGGTGTTATTGTCACACTAAATTTCAGCTTGTCATCTAAAGTATGTTTGCATATCATCAATTCAATGCATACACAACTCACCAAGTGAAAACCTTTGTGTTGTTTCATGTCTTGAAAACTTGGTTTCGGGCACATTATTGCATATACTATATAACTTTTAAATGGTTTTACTCATTGCAAGGTCATTTGGCTCGACGAATAAGGTGACACACATGTTAGCTAGATTGGGTTTAACTCTCGATACTCCGATAGCTTGGTTCGAGGAATCTCCTAATGTAATAATAGACCTTTTAATTGAAGATAGTAATCATATGTAACCTCTCATGGTGCGGAAtactttttttcccttcatccATGTTAAATCCCCGACAAAGTTTTTATCGATGACCACTGTATACacctattttgtttttcgtattTCAATCTTCTATCAATGAGTATCGTACatttactaaaaaaatctcatttttcttgaaAATGTAATGTTTCTTATTTAAATGCATTCAAAAATTGTAGAAAGGGTTGATTTGACACACAACTAATCAATATTGATACTATCTGGAATCTAATTTAATTCGGTGCGATGTGAACTTTTAcattctttaacaaaaaaatcatgaatTGATAAATTGTAAGTCCATTAAAGACCCGTCATCCGCACAATATTTCTCACAAAGTAACGAGGACCGTATGTATTTGGAGACCGATCATCTAACTGTAAACACCAACAGTAGTGCAAAGTAAAACTTGTTCTAATCAATTAACCCTACCGAGCATCTTTTGCTTGCGACGGTGTCTATCaagccataaaaaaaaaacaagatctCTTCTGCATTGGGATCCTGGGGGAGACACAAGGCCCATCCCACGcccaaattataataaataaaaaatagagcaTCCAATGTCTCCTGGTCCCTAAATTAGTGagttctttttctatttttcgcTACAGTAGTTTTTatggaattttaacgaaaaactatcggtactatttattttaacaaaaaattatatttttatattaaagagTCAATattggtactatttattttatcttttattttattcttatcgttaaaatttaaaattttcgattttttttattacttttgctTAGATTTTATTTCTTGTGTTGTGTCAAAAACCAAATAGAGCAGCAGAGGGTAGAGAAGCTAAAAGTGGACTATTTTCAGCGGGTCCAAAGCCTTTACGTTGTCTGCAAGAATCAATAGTTTCCTGAAAAAGTGAAAGACCGACTGACCGCGACCTgactttccttccttccttcccccaCTCACTGCAGTCTGTGTACTACCCTCAGTCACTCTCTGCAACTCGCAAGGTCCTCAAAACAGGCAAAAGCAAGCTCACCCACCCacgcattcattcattcattctagagagagagagagagagagagagagagagagagagagagagaacgattGAGTGAAATTCTACATCAACACATTGAGTTGCATGATATTATCACCCCCAATTTCCATGGATTACGAAAGGATCCAAAAACCTCAggtgcctctctctctctctctctcctttttttttttcagcacaATCAATGTGTTcgttttttttaactttttacttctcacattcCATCGTTTTCAAATTTATAGTGCAAAATCCAACATTTCATTATCTTATCTCAAAAACCCATCATTTTTCACGAATTTGCTTCAAAGATTTTAGCTTTCTCATTTCTTGGGTACAAAAACAAAGACCCATTTTTGGGTTTATCGGATTGCTTATTGGGGATTTGAAAGTGCAGGTGGGAGGTGGGGGATTTTCACCAGGGAAGCTGAGGAGTATGCTACTGGGAgtggagaagaagaggaaggaaaaggaGGATTCTGAATCTGCTTTCACTCTGAGATCTCAGCCTCCTGACTGTGATGATCAAACTGGTTAGCTCttaatttttcccttttttaattAATCAGTGATTATTTGAATCTTAGATTTCTTAGTCTCTGAATTAAAGCTACTGGGTCAGTGGCGATTCCGGTTTAGTAGAAAGTAGTCAAATTTCGTATTCTatcgggaaacaaacagaaagtaGTCAACGATTGCTTGATGCATTTGTACCAACCTaactaaacttaaaactttgtcaTTTCAGTTGGGTTGCtgcgaaaaaaaaataaaaaattgatgtTCTTACCCTTTTGACTGGATTCTTGCAGGGGGTGGTGGTTCTGATGACTGTAAAGATGTAGATGTTGTGAGTGTTCTTCCCAAATGCTCGACTTCGAATGCTGCCGACTCATTAGGCCCGAAGATGGCTAGTGACCGGCGATTGAAGGATAGCACATTAGTCAATTCAAGAATTAGGAACCAAGAAGACCCTTCATTAGATTATGATAGTGGGCATGATGCAATGGGTGTGTCCTCATCCATATTTGAGTTTCAGAAGGCAGAGCGTGCCCCACAAAGGGTGCCTCTTGCGCCGTTCTCCAAACCAGCACCGTCCAAATGGGATGATGCTCAGAAATGGATAGCAAGCCCAACTTCAAACCGGCCAAAGATGGGGCAGGCTCAAATGCAGGTTGGGCAAGGAGTTGGATCGCGAAAGGCTGGTAGCTTTGGTTATGGGAGTAAACAATTGAGCACAAAGGTTGTTGTTGAAGTTCCAGATCAAAAAGTAGAtatttttgaagaaccagatACGAAGCGAATTGACACAAATCAATCTAAGATGGAAAGTGGAGGGCAGAAGTGTGTAAGTTGGGAGCCTGATCCATATCCCATTGCCGATTCATATGGCAAATCAGTGCTCATGGTTGAGAACTCTGTCGGAGAGTCAGCAAGTAAGAATTtggttttcttgttttgttcaGTTGAGATTCTTGTTTCATGACTGCAtcattatttatagaataagaTTTTCAGCACTATAAATCAAGCTAATCCTAGCGGGAATTTCACTTGGTTCAGTGTTCTAGAATGTTTTTTTACACTTTCGGTCGCACAGATCTTCGATACAACTTTTTGATACATtaccatttttttattgaaatccaTGCTTACTAGGAACTGAGTCGGTTTCCACCATGTCCTTACTGGAGTCTGGTGTGGGAAATTATTTGAAGAACGATGGGTTTGTTCTTGTGTTATATCATATCGTTAAGTGAGGCCTACCAGAAAGTAACTGCTTTTATAATTGTTTATAACACTCACCGATCTTCCTGCCTTCTCGTAAATTAACTTTACAAAGTGAGCTTTATGCTACAATTTGGAACTAACTAGCTGCACAATTTGCATATGATTTTCGCAGTCAATCTTAGCCAGCATGATTCTTCTACAGCGTTTCATGGAACAACAACATTTATTCCTCCTCCTTCAACCGCAAGATCTGTCTCAATGAGAGATATGGGTACAGAGATGACGCCTATTGCTAGCCAGGAACCCTCCAGGACTGGAACTCCAGTGGGGGCAACAACACCGATTCGCAGTCCTACTAATTCAAGGCCATCAACTCCTAGCAGAGCTGCGCAAGCTTCATCTCCAATCAACCAGAATCCTAACAAGGAGTTGTCTGAAAAGGAGTTACAAATGAAAACTAGGAGAGAGATAATGGTTCTTGGGACACAGTTGGGTAAGATGAACATCGCTGCTTGGGCTAGCAAGGAGGAGGATAAGGGTGCATCCACGTCACAGAAAACTACACCAGAAGAACAACCGGGGAAAAGCATTGTTGAGACACGTGCAGCAGCATGGgaagaagctgagaaagccaAGTATATGGCTAGGTTAATTCACATCCCCTTCTTTTGTGTCTTTTTTGTACAGTATCCATCTCTTACCACTGTAACTGGATTGTTAGATAATGACACTCGATTTTTAGGGACAATTGTTATTTATGCTGCATTTTCAAATTGTGGAATGATCATGTGTCCATGACTGCAATTATCCAGGTTCAAGCGTGAAGAGATGAAAATACAAGCTTGGGAAAATCATCAGAAAGCAAAAACAGAAGCTGAGATGAGGAAAATCGAGGTACTTATAGTAGCTTTCTGTTGGAGATCTTCTTGTTGTGGCAGCCATTCTCTATTGCTAATCTTGTATtatattttctcttttcattaTGTTTAAGAAAATATTATCAAGTAATATCCAAACTTCCGTTAGACAACAAGATAATAGCCAAATTAGGTCACCCGTGTTGGATTAATCTCTAAAATTGTAAGATTATAGCTAACCTGGAACATTAAGACTGACCATGCTAAACTGCAAGACATTGGCTCCTGATGAAGAGTTCCACTCTCTACGGCTTCTTCGGTTCTTCCCCTAAATTCCTTGAGTACCTGCTTATTGTGACATAATGCAATGTGGACGTGTTGTGTAAGAACTTTAGGTCTTTCTTTTCATAACTAAAAAATGTGAACAGTAGGCCAGCCTTCTATCTGGTTGAGTTTTTCGGGCCGCCTAGTTATTTATGACATATATCTTGTTAATTGTTTACTTATTTGTTCAAATACGTATAATAAGTGTTGAGTATCGAAAACATAGAAAACCCTCAACTTCAGATACTTATAAGCAAAACTTTGAACTTCTAATCTATGAATTCCCTTGGAACCTATGCAGTTTATTGAAACTAACATTTGTTGCTTCCAGGTAGAGGTTGAAAGGATAAGAGGACGCGCTAATGGCAAGCTTATGAATAAGTTGGCAGCTGCAAGACATAAGGCTCAAGAAAAGCGAGCAGCAGCGGAGGCCAGGAGAAACCGGCAAGCAGCGAAAACAGAACATCAAGCAGAGTACATTCGCAAAACCGGTCGCATCCCGTCCTCGTTTTGGTGTTGGGGTTGGTGCTCTTGATATTGGAACCACATTCTGCAAATGTATGTCCATGTTAATGTAAAAACCTAAAAACTTGATTTGGCTTAACCTATGAAAGTCGGAAAGTAAAGTACTCAAGTGTAATTATCGTCAACATGGCGAAGGGGTAATGCTTGCttaaaatattttgtttgttctttcCACCTAAGAAGAGTAATATTGGTCTTTCACATTCTGTTTTACGAATGTGGATTCTGATTAAAAAAGGACTTTCCACCAATTCACCGAGTTTGGGATCCTGATCGttcaaatttgatctaacgattaCAAACATGAAGTCTTTTTAAAGTTGTTGGATTAAAATTGCAGAGTCTGCATTTCGAACTTGATGGATTTGGTGAAAAGGAATCCGGTCATTATAAAAATGGTTTTCACAGTGGTTGTGGGACCCAGGAAGGGATAAAAAGGTAAACAGCCAGTTTACGATTTATTACTTGCCTTCCGAAGTGAACCAAACACAAACGAAACAACTTTGCCAAACAAAAACTTAAGTATCTATGTCACAAAATAACAAACACGGATGTCACCTAAGGTacttaccaaaataattacaatGACATGACTGTCTCCTTGGCTTGGCTGGAATTAAAATTATttcgatttttaattttttatgcgTTTGCAAAATATGAGTATtagggttgttttgatttttgactTACCTTAGAATATGcgggataaaaaaaa from Pyrus communis chromosome 4, drPyrComm1.1, whole genome shotgun sequence harbors:
- the LOC137730748 gene encoding protein TOM THREE HOMOLOG 1-like; the encoded protein is MARSGGGGGVGVMESAVIAYNLRDASSWWHDINASPIWQDRIFHALAILYGLVAIVALVQLIRIQLRVPEYGWTTQKVFHFLNFVVNGVRSAVFVFRRQVQKLHPEIVRHILLDMPSLAFFTTYALLVLFWAEIYYQARTVSTDGLRPSFLTVNAVVYVIQIAMWLILWWKPIPVLLTLSKMFFAGVSLFAALGFLLYGGRLFLMLQRFPVESKGRRKKLQEVGYVTTICFACFLVRCIMMCFNAFDQAADLDVLSHPVLNFIYYLLVEILPSSLVLFILRKLPPKRGITQYHPIR
- the LOC137730750 gene encoding uncharacterized protein isoform X1, with amino-acid sequence MILSPPISMDYERIQKPQVGGGGFSPGKLRSMLLGVEKKRKEKEDSESAFTLRSQPPDCDDQTGGGGSDDCKDVDVVSVLPKCSTSNAADSLGPKMASDRRLKDSTLVNSRIRNQEDPSLDYDSGHDAMGVSSSIFEFQKAERAPQRVPLAPFSKPAPSKWDDAQKWIASPTSNRPKMGQAQMQVGQGVGSRKAGSFGYGSKQLSTKVVVEVPDQKVDIFEEPDTKRIDTNQSKMESGGQKCVSWEPDPYPIADSYGKSVLMVENSVGESAINLSQHDSSTAFHGTTTFIPPPSTARSVSMRDMGTEMTPIASQEPSRTGTPVGATTPIRSPTNSRPSTPSRAAQASSPINQNPNKELSEKELQMKTRREIMVLGTQLGKMNIAAWASKEEDKGASTSQKTTPEEQPGKSIVETRAAAWEEAEKAKYMARFKREEMKIQAWENHQKAKTEAEMRKIEVEVERIRGRANGKLMNKLAAARHKAQEKRAAAEARRNRQAAKTEHQAEYIRKTGRIPSSFWCWGWCS
- the LOC137730750 gene encoding uncharacterized protein isoform X2 — protein: MLLGVEKKRKEKEDSESAFTLRSQPPDCDDQTGGGGSDDCKDVDVVSVLPKCSTSNAADSLGPKMASDRRLKDSTLVNSRIRNQEDPSLDYDSGHDAMGVSSSIFEFQKAERAPQRVPLAPFSKPAPSKWDDAQKWIASPTSNRPKMGQAQMQVGQGVGSRKAGSFGYGSKQLSTKVVVEVPDQKVDIFEEPDTKRIDTNQSKMESGGQKCVSWEPDPYPIADSYGKSVLMVENSVGESAINLSQHDSSTAFHGTTTFIPPPSTARSVSMRDMGTEMTPIASQEPSRTGTPVGATTPIRSPTNSRPSTPSRAAQASSPINQNPNKELSEKELQMKTRREIMVLGTQLGKMNIAAWASKEEDKGASTSQKTTPEEQPGKSIVETRAAAWEEAEKAKYMARFKREEMKIQAWENHQKAKTEAEMRKIEVEVERIRGRANGKLMNKLAAARHKAQEKRAAAEARRNRQAAKTEHQAEYIRKTGRIPSSFWCWGWCS